Proteins from one Gammaproteobacteria bacterium genomic window:
- a CDS encoding CsbD family protein: MNWDRIEGNWKKMVGRVRQRWGELTDDDLDVVGGKREELIGRIQERYGKNRDEAEREVDDWSRNLQ; encoded by the coding sequence ATGAATTGGGACCGGATCGAAGGCAATTGGAAGAAGATGGTGGGTCGGGTGCGGCAGCGTTGGGGCGAGTTGACCGACGACGATCTCGATGTCGTCGGCGGCAAGCGCGAGGAGCTGATCGGGCGGATTCAGGAGCGCTACGGCAAGAACCGCGACGAGGCCGAGCGCGAAGTCGACGATTGGAGCCGCAACCTCCAGTAG
- a CDS encoding uracil-DNA glycosylase family protein, with amino-acid sequence MSLVETSRALAARVDPLRFAPPVACTYNPLVYAWEPHARYLERYGTGPREVLLVGMNPGPFGMVQTGVPFGDVGMVRGWLEITGTVRRPKCEHPKRPVLGFDCPRSEVSGSRLWGWAKERFGAPARFFERFFVWNYCPLAFVEESGRNRPPDKLPAAEQRTLFTACDDALRAVVAELGPRLVIGVGGFAERRAREALAGAGCTVGCILHPSPANPAANRGWAAVIERQLAALGVEI; translated from the coding sequence ATGAGCCTCGTCGAGACAAGCCGCGCGCTCGCGGCGCGCGTCGATCCGCTGCGCTTCGCGCCGCCCGTCGCGTGCACCTACAACCCGCTCGTCTACGCCTGGGAGCCGCACGCGCGCTATCTCGAGCGCTACGGCACGGGTCCCCGCGAGGTTCTGCTCGTCGGCATGAATCCGGGGCCGTTCGGAATGGTGCAGACCGGCGTGCCGTTCGGCGACGTGGGGATGGTCCGCGGGTGGCTCGAAATCACGGGCACGGTCAGGCGGCCGAAATGCGAGCACCCGAAACGGCCCGTGCTCGGGTTCGACTGCCCCAGGAGCGAGGTCAGCGGCTCGAGGCTCTGGGGGTGGGCCAAGGAGCGATTCGGCGCGCCCGCGCGGTTCTTCGAGCGATTCTTCGTCTGGAACTACTGCCCCCTCGCCTTCGTCGAGGAAAGCGGCCGGAACCGTCCGCCGGACAAGCTTCCGGCCGCGGAGCAGCGGACGCTCTTCACGGCATGCGACGATGCGTTGCGCGCGGTCGTCGCGGAGCTCGGCCCGAGGCTCGTGATCGGCGTGGGAGGCTTCGCCGAGCGGCGGGCCCGGGAGGCGCTGGCCGGCGCGGGCTGCACGGTCGGCTGCATCCTGCACCCGAGCCCGGCGAACCCGGCGGCGAACCGGGGGTGGGCCGCGGTGATCGAGCGGCAGCTCGCGGCGCTCGGCGTCGAAATCTGA
- a CDS encoding 50S ribosomal protein L25/general stress protein Ctc: protein MTFELQAEARTAAGRAGTRSLRRLGKVPAVVYGGGKEPAAIALDQNTLARQMNQEAFYTSILTVKIDGESQPVVVKEVQRHPARMHVVHLDFQRIVEDQEITLHVPLHFVGEDVAKGVKEQGGVIEHLATDVEVSCLPRYLPEFINVDVSQLELNEILHLSDLALPEGVSLVALTHQQDLPVVTIVPPRREEAEAAAEGEAVEGAAQPTEPPAA from the coding sequence GTGACATTCGAACTGCAAGCTGAGGCGCGCACCGCGGCCGGTCGCGCCGGCACCCGGTCTCTGCGACGGCTCGGCAAGGTGCCGGCTGTCGTCTACGGCGGCGGCAAGGAGCCCGCGGCGATCGCGCTCGATCAGAACACCCTCGCGCGCCAGATGAACCAGGAGGCGTTCTACACGAGCATCCTCACGGTGAAGATCGACGGCGAATCGCAGCCCGTCGTCGTCAAGGAGGTGCAGCGCCACCCGGCGCGGATGCACGTCGTGCATCTCGATTTCCAGCGCATCGTCGAGGACCAGGAGATTACGCTGCACGTGCCGTTGCACTTCGTCGGCGAGGACGTCGCGAAGGGCGTGAAGGAGCAGGGCGGCGTCATCGAGCATCTCGCCACGGACGTCGAGGTCAGCTGCCTGCCGCGCTATCTGCCGGAGTTCATCAACGTCGACGTCTCGCAGCTCGAGCTGAACGAGATCCTCCACCTCTCCGACCTCGCGCTGCCGGAAGGCGTCTCGCTCGTCGCGCTCACGCACCAGCAGGATTTGCCGGTCGTCACGATCGTCCCGCCGCGCCGCGAGGAGGCGGAGGCCGCGGCCGAAGGCGAAGCCGTCGAGGGCGCCGCGCAGCCCACGGAGCCCCCCGCCGCCTGA
- the pth gene encoding aminoacyl-tRNA hydrolase: MRQRLDLIVGLGNPGAKYQLTRHNAGFWFVDLLARDQGASFSPDKKLRGETAEVVIAGKRIRLLKPMTWMNLSGQAVAAAIHYYKIEPEHVLVVYDEIDLPPGRAKLKFDGGHAGHNGLRDIVEHIGTAFWRIRIGVGHPGPGRRDEVVDYVLQRAGPEEEQLILDTVADAIAILPIFIEEGPERATHRLHSRHRD; this comes from the coding sequence ATGCGGCAACGACTCGATCTGATCGTCGGCCTCGGGAACCCGGGCGCGAAGTACCAGCTCACTCGCCACAACGCCGGCTTCTGGTTCGTGGACCTGCTCGCGCGCGACCAAGGCGCGAGCTTTTCGCCCGACAAGAAGCTGCGCGGCGAGACGGCCGAAGTCGTGATCGCCGGCAAGCGGATTCGGCTGCTGAAGCCGATGACCTGGATGAACTTGAGCGGGCAGGCGGTAGCCGCTGCAATCCACTACTACAAGATCGAGCCCGAGCACGTGCTCGTCGTTTACGACGAGATCGACCTGCCGCCCGGCCGCGCGAAGCTGAAATTCGACGGCGGGCATGCCGGCCACAACGGCCTGCGCGACATCGTCGAGCACATCGGCACCGCTTTCTGGCGCATCCGCATCGGCGTCGGGCACCCCGGCCCGGGGCGTCGCGACGAGGTCGTCGACTACGTGCTCCAGCGTGCCGGACCCGAGGAGGAGCAGCTGATCCTCGACACCGTCGCGGACGCGATCGCGATTCTCCCGATCTTCATCGAGGAGGGCCCCGAGCGCGCCACTCATCGGCTGCATAGCCGACACCGGGACTGA
- the lolB gene encoding lipoprotein insertase outer membrane protein LolB — protein sequence MIRGASALAAAALLAGCGGQMRVEHDGLTFAERESRLHALDAWEMRGRLAIDTGEDAYQAGFSWLQQGPVSTLSIRGPFGGGILEVSGSPDEMTITSRGERRVLDDPERDLSALLGWWMPVESLRAWLLGLPDPAFPSEPRIGPADVLRALDQRRWHLEYEAYQLVDGVLVPRRIDLAHDTLEVRLTVDGFRPAAAAAASP from the coding sequence ATGATCAGAGGCGCCTCCGCGCTCGCGGCGGCCGCGCTGCTCGCGGGCTGCGGCGGACAGATGCGCGTCGAGCACGACGGGCTCACCTTCGCCGAGCGCGAATCGCGGCTGCATGCGCTCGACGCGTGGGAGATGCGCGGCCGGCTCGCGATCGACACTGGCGAAGACGCGTATCAGGCGGGCTTCTCCTGGCTCCAGCAGGGTCCGGTCTCGACGCTCTCCATCCGCGGTCCGTTCGGCGGCGGCATTTTGGAGGTCAGCGGCTCGCCGGACGAGATGACCATCACGTCGCGGGGCGAACGGCGCGTGCTCGACGACCCCGAGCGCGACCTTTCCGCGCTGCTCGGCTGGTGGATGCCGGTCGAGAGCCTGCGGGCGTGGCTGCTCGGCCTGCCCGACCCGGCGTTCCCGTCGGAGCCGCGGATCGGCCCCGCCGACGTGCTCCGCGCGCTCGACCAGCGGCGGTGGCATCTCGAGTACGAAGCCTATCAGCTCGTCGACGGCGTGCTCGTGCCGCGCCGCATCGACCTCGCGCACGACACGCTCGAGGTGCGCCTTACCGTGGACGGCTTTCGCCCCGCGGCAGCCGCCGCGGCGTCGCCTTGA
- the ychF gene encoding redox-regulated ATPase YchF produces the protein MGIQCGIVGLPNVGKSTLFNALTAAAIPAENYPFCTIDPNVGVVSVPDPRLDTLAEIVRPECVVPTVVEFVDIAGLVSGASKGEGLGNQFLAHIRETDAIAHLVRCFEDEDVTHVAGRVDPIDDIEVIETELLLADLETVQRSLARAERAAKTNEKAAVARRDTLQKLSAALEAGRAVRTLELDDRDREVLRDLHLISAKPVMFIANVAEDARADDPLAAKVQAYAAEHGAEAVVISAAIEAELVQLPESERAEFLKALGLEEPGLHRVIRAAYRLLGLKTFYTAGPKEVRAWTVRRDATAYDAAGVIHTDFRKGFIRAEVISYESFVARRGEQGAREAGELRLEGRAYVLQEGDVVHFRFNV, from the coding sequence ATGGGTATCCAATGCGGCATCGTCGGATTGCCGAACGTCGGCAAGTCGACGCTCTTCAACGCGCTGACCGCGGCGGCGATCCCGGCCGAGAACTATCCGTTCTGCACGATCGACCCGAATGTCGGCGTCGTCAGCGTGCCGGATCCGCGCCTCGACACGCTCGCCGAGATCGTCCGCCCGGAGTGCGTCGTGCCGACCGTGGTCGAGTTCGTCGACATTGCCGGGCTCGTCAGCGGCGCGTCGAAAGGCGAAGGGCTCGGCAACCAGTTCCTCGCGCACATCCGGGAAACGGATGCGATCGCGCACCTGGTGCGCTGCTTCGAGGACGAGGACGTGACTCACGTGGCCGGGCGAGTGGATCCGATCGACGACATCGAGGTGATCGAGACGGAGCTGCTGCTCGCCGATCTCGAGACCGTGCAGCGGAGCCTCGCGCGCGCAGAGCGTGCGGCGAAGACGAACGAGAAGGCTGCCGTCGCGCGGCGCGACACGCTGCAGAAGCTGTCCGCGGCCCTCGAGGCCGGCCGCGCGGTCCGGACGCTCGAGCTCGACGACCGCGATCGAGAGGTGCTGCGCGACCTGCATCTGATCTCCGCGAAGCCCGTCATGTTCATCGCGAACGTCGCGGAGGACGCGCGTGCGGACGATCCGCTCGCGGCGAAAGTCCAAGCGTACGCGGCCGAGCACGGCGCAGAGGCCGTCGTGATCTCGGCGGCGATCGAAGCGGAGCTCGTGCAGCTGCCCGAGAGCGAGCGCGCCGAGTTCCTGAAGGCGCTCGGGCTCGAGGAGCCGGGGCTGCACCGCGTGATCCGCGCCGCGTACCGGCTCCTCGGATTGAAGACGTTCTACACCGCGGGCCCGAAGGAGGTGCGAGCCTGGACCGTGCGGCGCGACGCCACCGCGTACGACGCAGCCGGCGTGATCCACACGGACTTCCGGAAGGGCTTCATCCGCGCGGAGGTGATCTCGTACGAGAGCTTCGTCGCCCGGCGCGGCGAGCAAGGCGCGCGCGAGGCCGGGGAGCTGCGGCTCGAAGGCAGAGCGTACGTCCTCCAGGAGGGCGACGTCGTCCACTTCCGGTTCAATGTGTGA
- a CDS encoding ribose-phosphate pyrophosphokinase, with amino-acid sequence MTANGPGGPLLDSSTTTIFSGNAHPALAKDIAYHLALPVGRIAVGRFSDGEVNVEIMENIRGNEVFLVQPTCPPVNDNLMELLVMADACQRASAHRITAVIPYLGYARQDRRPRAARVAITAKLVADLIVASGIDRVVTVDVHADQIQGFFDIPVDNVYASPVLLGEVWKQEYEDMVVVSPDVGGVVRARALAKRLDDADLAIIDKRRPQPNMAEVMNIIGEVEGKTCVLIDDMVDTAGTLCQAARVLKERGAARVVAYITHPVLSGPAVRRIEESVIDELVVTDTIPLGKDAVESAKIRQLSVAELLAETIRRITGGESVSSLYLD; translated from the coding sequence ATGACGGCCAACGGCCCCGGGGGACCGCTTTTGGACTCCTCGACGACCACGATCTTTTCCGGCAACGCGCACCCGGCGCTCGCGAAAGACATCGCATATCACCTTGCTCTTCCGGTCGGAAGGATCGCGGTCGGGCGGTTCAGCGACGGCGAGGTCAACGTCGAGATCATGGAGAACATCCGCGGCAACGAGGTGTTCCTCGTGCAGCCGACGTGTCCTCCTGTCAACGACAACCTGATGGAGCTTCTCGTGATGGCCGACGCGTGCCAGCGCGCATCGGCCCACCGGATCACGGCCGTGATCCCGTACCTCGGCTACGCGCGCCAGGACCGGCGCCCGCGCGCGGCGCGCGTGGCGATCACCGCGAAGCTCGTCGCCGATCTGATCGTCGCATCCGGGATCGACCGCGTCGTCACCGTTGACGTGCACGCGGATCAGATTCAGGGGTTCTTCGACATTCCCGTCGACAACGTCTACGCGTCGCCGGTTCTGCTCGGCGAGGTCTGGAAGCAGGAGTACGAGGACATGGTCGTCGTCTCGCCGGACGTCGGCGGCGTCGTGCGGGCGCGCGCGCTCGCGAAACGTCTCGACGACGCGGACCTCGCGATCATCGACAAGCGGCGCCCGCAGCCGAACATGGCCGAGGTCATGAACATCATCGGCGAGGTCGAAGGCAAGACCTGCGTGCTCATCGACGACATGGTCGACACGGCGGGCACGCTGTGTCAGGCCGCACGCGTACTGAAGGAGCGAGGCGCGGCGCGCGTCGTGGCCTATATCACGCATCCGGTCCTCTCCGGCCCGGCCGTGCGGCGCATCGAGGAATCGGTCATCGACGAGCTGGTCGTCACGGACACGATTCCGCTCGGAAAGGACGCGGTCGAATCCGCGAAGATCCGGCAGCTCAGCGTCGCGGAGCTCCTGGCGGAGACGATCCGGCGGATCACGGGCGGCGAGTCCGTGAGCTCCCTGTACCTCGACTGA